GACCTGGAAGTCGTGGGGGAGGCCGAAACGGGGGCCGGGGCCGTGGCACTCGTCAAGCAACTGCGGCCGGACGTCGCCGTCATGGACATCCGTATGCCCGGCATGGACGGTATCGAGGCCACCCGCCAGATCACTGCGGATCCGGAGTCGAGGACCCACGTCCTCGTCCTCACCACCTTTGACGACGACGACTGCGTCTACGGTGCGCTCCGGGCCGGAGCGAGTGGCTTCCTCGTCAAGGACATGCAGTTGGAGACGATTCTCGACGCGATCAGGGTGGTCGCTGTCGGTGATGCGCTCCTGGCCCCGCGCGTCACGCGTCGCCTCATCCAGGATTTCGCGGCACGCCCGGACGCGCCCGCCACCGGCACGACCCGCCGGGGAGTGATGGACGGCATCACCGGCCGGGAACGCGAGGTGCTCCTCCTGATCGGCCGCGGCCTGTCCAACGCCGAGATCGCAGAGACGCTCTGCGTCAGCGTGGCCACCGCCAAGGCCCACGTCGCGCGTCTGCTCGCCAAACTGCACGCGCGTGATCGCGTCCACCTCGTCATCCTCGCCTACGAAACCGGTCTCGTTTCGCCGTCGCAGTGATGCCCGTAGGGGACGTCGACCAGCAGTCGGGCTTGCGGCCACCGTGAAGAGCACGACACATGGAGAACGCAGGCCCGACTCCGGCCCTACGGGTTCTCAGCCCTCGACCCAGCCGTGGCTTCTGCTGAGCTGTACCAACTGCTGGCGAAGCTGCGTGATCTGCTCCCCAGTCAGCCACGAGGCCGAGTTCAGCAGGAGCTCCGTGAGCTCGAAGCTGTACTCCGCGACGCTGAGTACATCGCACGTGGGTTCTTCGCCGTCCTCCAGACCGGCGGTGGACGTCTGTACGGACGAAGGCGCCTGGAGCCGCAACGCGGGCGGAGGCATCATGGGCGTCTGCGCCCTCTCGGAAAGCCGGACCGACGATGCCTTGGGCCCGCGGTCACCCTCCTCGATCTCGAACTCGACCCATGTCCCGGAACGCACGGAAGACTCCGGAATCAGCAGATCGTTCGCATGCAGGAAGACGTCCTCCCCGCCATCCTCAGGAGCGATGAACCCGTAGCCTCGGACACCGTCGAAGCGAAGAACCTTGCCTGCAACCATCTGAACCCCACAACCATCTCGGGCCCCTTGCCCGAACAACCGTTCCGGATGATCCTACTCGTCGTGCCTACGGACGAAGCGATTCCGGCTGCGGGCCGCCAAGGCCGAGTGGGCCCAACTCTTC
The Streptomyces sp. CGMCC 4.7035 DNA segment above includes these coding regions:
- a CDS encoding cold-shock protein; its protein translation is MVAGKVLRFDGVRGYGFIAPEDGGEDVFLHANDLLIPESSVRSGTWVEFEIEEGDRGPKASSVRLSERAQTPMMPPPALRLQAPSSVQTSTAGLEDGEEPTCDVLSVAEYSFELTELLLNSASWLTGEQITQLRQQLVQLSRSHGWVEG
- a CDS encoding response regulator transcription factor, translated to MIRVALIDDQPLIRTGLRVLVEDTPDLEVVGEAETGAGAVALVKQLRPDVAVMDIRMPGMDGIEATRQITADPESRTHVLVLTTFDDDDCVYGALRAGASGFLVKDMQLETILDAIRVVAVGDALLAPRVTRRLIQDFAARPDAPATGTTRRGVMDGITGREREVLLLIGRGLSNAEIAETLCVSVATAKAHVARLLAKLHARDRVHLVILAYETGLVSPSQ